One window of the Dermacentor andersoni chromosome 10, qqDerAnde1_hic_scaffold, whole genome shotgun sequence genome contains the following:
- the LOC140213523 gene encoding uncharacterized protein: protein MRRRVLSLGPRLLRAKTLFGDFMRACDKELVEMAKIIRSTMLRKLVQMSCRIYNSCKESTLEKIPSQILECLTDATQNTSSMFYTDLHMSEEFRLMSAKYMNCARKMVKSASVLPETMDDAIAYGPKAAFTFGWV from the exons ATGAGGAGGAGAGTATTAT CATTGGGACCTCGCCTTCTGCGGGCAAAGACCTTATTCGGAGACTTCATGCGAGCATGCGACAAGGAGCTCGTGGAAATGGCAAAAATTATCCGTTCAACGATGTTGCGCAAG TTGGTACAGATGAGCTGCCGCATCTACAACAGCTGCAAAGAATCGACGCTGGAAAAAATTCCAAGTCAA atCCTTGAATGTTTAACGGATGCTACCCAAAATACG AGTTCGATGTTTTATACAGATCTACATATGTCAGAAGAATTTAGACTTATGTCAGCAAAATATATG AATTGTGCTCGCAAGATGGTAAAGAGTGCGTCTGTGCTGCCGGAAACCATGGATGACGCCATAGCGTACGGGCCGAAAGCAGCATTTACCTTTGGGTGGGTCTGA